The DNA segment TATTGTTAAAGTCATTTTTCACAATATTGTTACTGCAGAagcacattagatatttcaatcatatagtgtAATGTATTCTTTCggagaatatatataatacaaatacattagtatctcatattatttatatatatggttttaatgtaaaacacatgGAGTTTTTATTTAACTTCTTGatctgaaaaataatattatattttacgaAATTTTGCATCACAATGAGCTAAAATATAAGCTTTTAAAGAGTTTTTTTACAGTTTGATGCAATATTAGCTCTTCAGgagcatataatcattttattgtaTAGCCTTAATGAATgcttgatttattttaaataaaattttatttattcatataaaaataaaatgaataggtataaataaaacatatattaaacgcaacaaataataaattcatcTCACTAATAAATCATTGTAGTtagataatataaattatatatcatgctacaacaaaatacaaaatattataatgtcaaattaaaataactttacagCTATAAAAGTTTAGACATAAACATTTTCTAACATTCACCTCTTATGATataatttcatatcaaattttaCAATGATATGAAATTGTCATAGACAGGATGAATATTCCAAAGTTCATGACAAGTAAGTATTTTTACTCACATTTTGCAATAATCAtataacttaatcaaaataaaaactaaaccattcaattctattaaaaatgaaaaaaatatttatttccacATCAAAATCTCAATAACTAAATACGTGAAGagttttataaattcatagaaATAGGAatagtgaattatataaattgaactttttaatagaaatcaaatcaaatttcaaaagaagttcATTAGATTGACTTACGTTACCATGGATAAGAAGTAGTGATTATAAATATCCTTTGTAATGAAGAGAAAGAGATCATCCCCAAGCAAATATCAAAAAGCAAACTTTGAGAGCGAATCTTACTTCTCAATTTCATATAGATAACGGTATCATATCTTTCACCATCCTCAaaacaaaaaagtaaaataagttaatcaaaataatGATAACGTGTAatgaaagaagaataaaaaagaataatcagatatgaaacattaaataaaagaattttcttgtaaAAACTTTGTATCTTGTCGTCAAAGATATTGAAAATCATGAAGGATAAATTTGATTGACGAACTATCACTTTGAACAAAATCGtgctgataacatgttataaaataaagagagatggagagaataaaaaataaaaaaaattaaaatatgaaagggatggagaatgtactttattgataagAAATgaatgattacaatgcttcatcagagtctctatttataggtataagaagtataaaagaagtagagttctaattagaatttaaagtacaccaaaactttatcttgatcatgatggacattcACTTAAATATTCATAACAGATttgaatttttcaaattaaattattttagatttaaacTTTTAGGTTCAAATTACTTAGAGTTAAAGttgttttttaattgaattattttgaatttaaatttttttggatttaaattattttaaacttagattatttttaaatttgaattaaatagatttaatatattattttataattatgaaatcaatttgaatttaatttgaattttaactaATCAAGTTAGTTTTTAGAATCCCATCAAATTCACctatttaaatttatcatattttaatcactgttattcattaaaaaaaattagatatgttaatttttatttaagttaatctgaatattattcaattcaaaatacctgaataaataactcaaaataatcgaaatttaaaattaacatgacctaaaataatttaaatctatAACGATTTAACTtgaaaattcaaatttcataccTAAATGACTCAAACGCAAAACAATTAAAGCCTTCAAAACCACCGTAACGTAAATCAAACCTAAAATTAATCCAAATtcaaaataacaaattaactccaacaaaaataattttgtttttaaaacctaaattaatCCAGTCAACTTAACCCATAATAAAGTTGACTGTACTTGTCTAATTAACAGGTCTAACAGAATCTACcttcacaaaaaaagaaaaagaaaaaaaaaacaaaacaaaaacaggTCTAACAGAATTTCAACAAGCAGGAAACTTCTAAAAGAAAAGCAACAAAGAGGTAAAAGTACCACACAAGCCCCTTCACTATACCCTTGATTGCATTTTAGCTCCTTtactaaaaaaaagggaaaaaaatagtcTTTGTAGGTTAGTTGAGTGAGCAAAACAGCCTATCTGATAAAATTTGGCATTTATATTTAGggaataataacaaatttagtcttcaacctttATCCATTTTTTCAATTTGACCTCTACttttattgaaagtaaattagaaaaattttaaactaatatggCTAAAGGGTAGAAAAAAccttagtaaaaaaatttaaaaaatcaattaagcccttttaaaacttcaagaataaaaaattataaacaaaatttatgaaaaaagttatgagaatttttaaattataaaagttttattaaAGAACAACAATACCGGCCCATTACAATCTAATgttataagattttaaaaaaattttgacccctactcttttattgggccaatattttttatttttaataaaaaattataattttaaaatttgtataacaattttttttataatttttatgatttttaaaatttaaaaaggcttaattgattttgttttttagTTTGTTGCTAAGATCTTTTTGACCCTTTAGCcttattagtttcaaaattttctaacttctaataaaagagtaggggtcaaattgaataaatgtgtaaaagGACTATTTTTACCTTATATatgtttaactaaaattttacaaatgGCTGTTTTGCTCACTCATCTATGTACAGGGACTATTTTACCTATTTTTTCAATAAAGGAGCTAAAATGCAATCAAGGGTATAGTATAGGGGCTTGTGTGGTACTTTTACCTCTTTGTTGCTTTTCTTTTAGAAGTTTCCCGCTTGTTTAGATTCTTTTAGACCTGTGTCTTTTCTTGAAGGGTATAGTACAGGGCTTCTGTGGTGCTTTTACCCAACAAAGATAAACAAGCAAGAAGCAAAACCATTTTGAAGGACCGAATTTAAGGATTAATgtgaaaaaagaaattcaaaatccAATCAGAAATAAATATTTCTTTGTTACTATAATGAAATAATATCAGGCATTCAATTTCGCACTGCCAATTGCATTACTTTGTAATATGCCTTATGAATATATTTTCTAACATTGAAAATGGTTAGGTCGAGAAACAGTAGGCATACCACGCAATTGCTTAGGCCACAAGTCACAACTACAACATAGTCACAAGAAAATCCAAGTTTTATGCCTTACATTTGGACACACATCAGCACATAATCTCGGCGCCCACGGGTTAGCTTAAATCTCTGCTATTCAGCATCATCAACTGAGCTGCGGGTGGCTTTGtgctaattatttttttcatagcCGCGAGTGAACACTATATTACCAACATCACCACGTTGCTCAATTGCAATTGAGAGACGTGATAATTGTCGGAGAACCACAACCCAAAAAGTAGTTGTTGAGGTTGGAGACCTGAGTCCCACAAAAACATCCCATTCTTTCTATTGTACATTACCAACGGACACATATCACGCTACTCCATTCATATCTCTTTTCCTTACGGTTCTTAACATGTTTTAATAATAATGgtcaaataaaattttgtttaacaATGAAATAATCAAACAAAACTAAGCTGATCCATTCTGTTTTTAAAGTTTCAAAACTAAATACACCAAGCTAATTTACATACCATAGTGCTTTGCATTATAAGATATTGCAGAGTTATGTCTATATGCAGAGCCAACAAGTGAGAAGTAGATTCTTCGACAAACCTTCTGAGAGCAAGAGAATGAATCAAAGCTTCTGCTTCAACAAGGAACAGGTACTCGGACTGATGAAGGACCGGATTTCATGTCCTCCAGGATAAAGTTCAAGAGAGTTTGAGTTATTGGACCTTCCTTGCCTACAAAGAAACGCATAAAGGGCACTATCAACGctacaaataaacacataatgtaTGAGAAGAGGCTTGATGAACCCTAAATTATTAACACATCAGTTTAGCATTTCTTTTGAAGAACAATGGTACATCAGCTACATAGCTTTCAAGGAAACTTCGGAGAGAGGTCTTCCGAGTTCAACCTATTTCGAGGCAGTTTGATTAAAGACACTCTATGTTTTCAGACAATGTGGTTAACCAAtcaaaattgaaggactaaaatgatgAATGCAGACAAATTTGAAGGCAAGAAACTAGTAACTAGATGTTGCAACTAATGTAAAAAATGAAGCTTCTTACCATCGCCAATGACCTGTTCATCCCACTGTATTACAGGGCGAACAAGGACTCCACTGCCAATAAGCATCATTTCGTCTGCGCTTTTCCCTTCGTCGACGCTCATGTTATCCACTCTTATTCCACGAAGCTTCCCCTCTCTCACCAGTCCCTCTGCAAGAGTCAAAACTCTCTTAGCCGTGCAACCAGTCAAAATTTTGTCGAATTTCGGCATCAACATCTCCTTTTCCTTTGTAATGAATGCCACATTCATACTAGGCCCTTCAGCAACAAATCCATCATCATCCAGCCAAATTGCTGCATATGCACCTTTTTCTTCAGCTTCCATCTTTGAAAGCGCGTTCGGAAGGTAATTCACACTCTTCATGGTGGCAAACTGGGGAGGCTTCATGGGGATTGATGAAGTAACTACTTTGATGCCTTTCGAATTGAACAAAGATTTATCTTCAATCACAATAGCATAAAGAGCTGGTTGGTGACAGCCAGAAGGGGATAGTTGAAAGTCACCAGGTCCAGCTGAAATCCAGTATCTCAGTGATCCATTTATGCACTTGGATACACTTACAGTTTGTATAAGAATTCTTCGGAGAGTCTCACGATCAAATGGAAGAATGATTTTTGCCATAGTTGCCGACTTTACGATACGATCAACATGTTGGTCTAATTCATAGAGGTGTCTGAAATGTAGAAAAAACATAATAGAGCTTTACAAAGTACCAACttaacatgcatatatacatacacaagTAATTTTCTCTTCTTGGTTGAAAAACACCCAATTCTATTGGATTCAAAGCCTCAATCTTGATTCAATCaagatataatataattttttcatcAATCTGTTAATCAATCCAACTTGTTATAAAAagggttattaaattattttatgattacgGACTCCATTCCAAATTAGGGACAAAAAAATGAGCTCTTTGGCTGAAAGATTCACTAACCTGTTCGCTATTGTGGCAGTATCAAAGACACCATGTCCCCTATGAACCATGTGATCATCCATAGGGATCACCATGGCAGCTTCATCGGTTACTATTCCACCAAATATGCTAGAGTACATAGCCAGGTATTGCTGGTTCCCTTTGTTGTTTTCTCTGTTATGTTTTAGCTTTTCAATAGCCTTCAACAAaccaaaaaaagtaaataaaaaaaaagaaaagaaagaaaaacattaCAGATGGGAAATCAAAGATATCATGTAAGACAGAAAGAAAGAAACCTCTAAACAAGACAG comes from the Gossypium hirsutum isolate 1008001.06 chromosome A06, Gossypium_hirsutum_v2.1, whole genome shotgun sequence genome and includes:
- the LOC107963323 gene encoding D-amino-acid transaminase, chloroplastic, with amino-acid sequence MASMASLSASYPKYTSNFPTRYTHLLYDLCLVPRNLPLMKNGSFSDLTIVRSSNQTESMIDSTDKLSDIPLLSCLEAIEKLKHNRENNKGNQQYLAMYSSIFGGIVTDEAAMVIPMDDHMVHRGHGVFDTATIANRHLYELDQHVDRIVKSATMAKIILPFDRETLRRILIQTVSVSKCINGSLRYWISAGPGDFQLSPSGCHQPALYAIVIEDKSLFNSKGIKVVTSSIPMKPPQFATMKSVNYLPNALSKMEAEEKGAYAAIWLDDDGFVAEGPSMNVAFITKEKEMLMPKFDKILTGCTAKRVLTLAEGLVREGKLRGIRVDNMSVDEGKSADEMMLIGSGVLVRPVIQWDEQVIGDGKEGPITQTLLNFILEDMKSGPSSVRVPVPC